The following DNA comes from Miscanthus floridulus cultivar M001 unplaced genomic scaffold, ASM1932011v1 fs_266_4_5, whole genome shotgun sequence.
GCGTCGTCCAAGCGACTCCTCGTGTTGGCTCTCCTGCTCGCCGCCGTTTTCCTTGTCGCCTCAGCAGCTAACGAACAAACCCGTGAGCATAACGACTAGCTTTGTTATATTCCGCGTTGTTTCAGCTTTCAGCCACGGTAACTTGTACTATATGTCTGTGTTGGATCATGCAGAGCCGAGCAAGGACGACGAGAACAAAGCTGACGTACAGGACTACCGTGGCGGCGGCTacccgggcggcggcggctggcgcGGTGGGGGTGGCTACCCCGGCCGGGGCGGCTACCCGGGCGGGGGCGGCTACCCTGGCGGCGGCCACGGAGGCTACTGCCGGTGGGGTTGCTGCAACCGCGGGTACTACGGCGGTTGCCGGTGCTGCTCGCGCGCCGACGAGATCCCGGAGCCCATGTACCGCCCGGAGTTCACCGAGGTCCACAACTGAAGCTACATgctgatcaagatgtgcatggaCTCCTATCGTAGCTAATAAGTACTGCATCCATGTCCATACATATGGCCTACTCTACTACTACGTCGCCAGCAGAAGTCTGGTTTTGATTTGAATAAATAAAGATGCATATGCATCTATGTAGTCTGGTTTTGATTTGAATAAATAAAGATGCATATGCATGTATGCGTCACTTATTTTCATTTTAGACGATGGTTCTTCCTTTTGGTTCCAGATTGAGCCTCACAAGTTGCGTTTCGGTTCTGTCTCTGCATACCCCATGCGACCATTTGCAGAGAGCTGACTGCTGACACATATCTCTTCTCTGCTGCCAATACACTGAAAGAGAGAAACACCTTACATACAGATACAGATGAACCGTAACAGTACCCATCACAAGgcaccatgcatgcatgctgcagTGTCAAACGCTGGATATGTCAACTCAAATAATGGAATTGCATTAATTAGGCAAGTAGGCAGGCCAGGCCCACACAATGAGAAGGACCAGCCCCCTCACGAGGCCCAAACCCAAGGCCCATTAAGACGAAAATACTTCTAAGCTAGATGTTTTGATCTTGATCTATCAGTCTAGCAAAATATTTTGGTAGTATTCTCACATTTGCATACAGTTAGCTTACAAGATTAGGCTGCGCAATTGTGGGCACTGTTATCAACTAAGCAAACTTGAATTGCTGCTATTTGTCTTTGGCATGCAAAGAATGAAATCAACTATGTTACCCAAAACTTTCTTCTTTGCAGCTCCCTTGGATTTCTTTGCCTCAGCATTTCAGAAATGCCCCTGATAAACCAGTAACTTAACTGCGAATGCCTAGTCTCAGCCATGACATTCTTATCAAGTGGTCGTTTCGGAGACACCATCTTCAACGCCTCCTTCGAAatcctcatcttcctcttcctcttcctcctcgccttCCTCTTCCTCTGGAAGAGTATCCTGCGGTCCTGGACTTTGGTAAGGCCCTTGCTTCTGTAGGCTCCAATACATGATGCTTGCAGTAAGGGTGAGAATCATCTTTGGGTTCACCTGCCACAGCAAACAGGAACAgaatgttagataatctactgctaccttgtgtgaacatagcaagggaaggcggcgccgaaaaggccccctgttgtcatactgtagccgctgcaggtgcaagCGTCGCAcgactcacctgcagcactgtaggcacatgcagtggccggcacagagtcagccctgtatgttatctagttactgttacagcatgtatgctgtactaggactagatggatagagttgtataaatagactaccacggcaactcagtaaagagagctcagatttgccatctcacagacagggcttcggccaacactggtgtcttgtattgtgtgtgcatgctctgttctcccttcttctagcttcagccatagtgtgtggggacggacaacgcttgttcgtggtcggcacgactagtgggtgctcggcaacactagcgggtgctcgacaagactggtgagtggttcactcacctgagctggtgatcctgtgggctaacaagtggtatcagagccgtacaagcgtcgtcgccagactaaccgctggcaatGACGGACGGTTCGGAGATGAGCGACAGCaatggcactgctgtggctgcccaaccacgactggaggtcgttgttcgcacggtgcgggagctCAACGGCactagttggccgacgctgactcgcaccaactatggagagtggtcggtgaccataaaggtcaaactcagagcccga
Coding sequences within:
- the LOC136531034 gene encoding glycine-rich protein 3 short isoform-like, translated to MASSKRLLVLALLLAAVFLVASAANEQTQPSKDDENKADVQDYRGGGYPGGGGWRGGGGYPGRGGYPGGGGYPGGGHGGYCRWGCCNRGYYGGCRCCSRADEIPEPMYRPEFTEVHN